Genomic segment of Drosophila ananassae strain 14024-0371.13 chromosome 2L, ASM1763931v2, whole genome shotgun sequence:
CCATGACTTGTTTGCTTTATTTGAAATTGCGTGTAATATAAGAACAAAGGGTCGAATATTTCATCAATGTAGTCCTTTTCTACGTCTAATCTTTAATTACCAATAAATTATACTTGTTCTTTAAAACACAGGAgctataaattataaatgtgaaatttattttacttgTGTATCTAATATTTCTaatgttattatttttgaacTTTTACGGAGTAAATTAAGatattatttatgatttatggttaaattaattatttaattatttatggtTAAAACCCTGGATGGTTTAATAACCACAAAATACAATGCgtcataaatatatatttcgaaTTCGAAAGAACAAAttcgtttttttaaaaagctgtttttgatatttaaaaaaccctcCAAAAAGGTTTAGAGTGACCAGATCTAACGTTTTCGTCAGGGCTACCATAAACACGCACATAAATCGTATAACtaatctgaaataaaaacatgcAGGAAATAAGTATACAACTAAGATAAAGATAAAATAAGGCATCGAAATTATGTAGATCATTTCCGGTACTCAAACTcttacaaaaacaacaaaaatatcgTTTAAACGATAGCGGGAATGTTGCGACACTCGGCAACCCTCTAGCTCTTAAGCACACACTACATCAGATAGAAGCAGGAGCCAGGCGAAGAAAAATCTACCACCACCGTCAGCGGATAAATGGAAGGAAGCTGCCAAGCGGCAGCAGCCACTGCTAGGAGCATGGAACCCATCGACATAGCCCGCCTCGAGGAGGCTGTCATAGCTTTCTATCGCGTCAACGCTCAAGACCAGGCGGTCACCCACGGATGGCTTACGGATGCGGAGGCCAGTCCCCAGGCCTGGCAATTTTCCTGGCAGTTTATGCAGCTAGGCAAGGTGAGTTGTGTACAATACATACTCTTTGCATCCCAGGACCTCGCAGGACCTGCGCATCGATGCACCACATTAATCCGCTGTGTATACACATGCACCCACGCACCACCTCATGCCACCCCTTTTTTAACCACCCCATCTCTCCTTTTTATGTTCCCGCGCAGAGTCAGGAAGTGCAATTCTTCGGCGCAATTACGCTGCACTCCAAGTTGATGAAGCACTGGCACGAAGTACCCCCCGAGAACCGCGAGGAGCTGAAGCAGAAGATCCTGGAGACAATCGTCCAGTTTGCACGAGGTCCAAAGATCGTTCTAAACCGGTTGTGCATCGCTTTGGGCGCCTACATTGTCCACATGCTCGACGACTGGCCAAGGGCCATTGAGGAGGTGATCGAGACCTTCCAGAATCAGCGGATGCCCAACGTCACCTCGGACATTCAGCTATGGATCATGCTCGAGGTGCTGCAGGCCATTCCGGAGGAGGCCCAGGTCATCCATACCTCCGTCAAGCGCGTCACTTTGCGCGCCGAGCTGGGCAAGCGAGTGCCATTGGTACTTCAGACCAACGAGTCGTATCTCAAGCAACAGATGAACAGGGTTTGGGATGCAGAAACCTATAGCAACATGATCAGAGCCGTCAAGTGCGTAGGCACATGGATTAAGTGAGTACTAAACTAATAATGGTATCTATTTGCTGGTAAACCTGTATCTAGATAGTTgctttatttaatagaatttCTAACCTATAACACTATTacttttatataatttttgaaatcgcTTTCCAATCTCCGCTAGAAACATTGGCTACTCCATTGAGGGCTGTGTGACCATTACAGCAGTACTCCTGGAGGTTGTCAACAAATGCTACTGGCCCTGCATCCGCGCCGGCGACGGTTGCATGTCCGCTGATGAGAACGAACTGGCTGAGGCATGCCTAAAGACGATGGTGACCATCATTATCCAACCGGATTGTCACAACTTCCCAAAGACGTCGTTTGTACTAATCAAGATGTTCCTCGATTCACTGAGCGAAATAACCAAGATGGAATGGAAGAGGGACAACGACAACGAGGACATTATCGTGCATATTTACATGCTCTTCGTTTCGGCCGTGGAACGTCACTCCACCCTCCTTCTTAGTGGAATCACATCGTCCGACCCGGAGCTCGCAGTGCTAGTCAACCGCATCGTACAGGAGATCCTCCATTGCACCGACAAACCCGGCATCTATCCGGTCGAAGAGTCCTGCAGCACCATGGCCCTGGCCTTTTGGTATATGCTCCAGGACGAGGTCTTCGCCATCCAAAACGAAGAGCAGAAGCTCAAGTGCTGGGAGTACATAAAGCCCCTCTACGCTCATCTCACAAGTATATTGGTGCGCAAATCGGAGCAGCCGGATGAGAAGTCCTTGGACAAGTGGAGCTCTGACGATTTAGAGTGTTTTAGATGCTACAGACAGGATATATCCGATACCTTTGTGAGTGCCTCCTGTAAAGCAGAatcttttaaaacaaattttttgcgTTCCAGAACATAATACTTTAGATTTCAAACATAGTTCAAGTTGTATATGAGagttataataattttttagatGTACTGCTACGATGTTCTACACGACTACATACTGGAAATCCTGGCAGCTATGCTGGATGAGGCTCTGGCTGAATTGCAACGACACCCCAGCCACTGGACAAAACTGGAGGCCTGCATCTATTCTTTCCAATCGGTGGCCGAGCACTTCGGCGGCGAGGAGTCGCGCCAGATACCCAGGCTAATGCGCGTTCTTTCCGAGATCCCATACGAGAAGATGAATGTGAAGCTATTGGGCACCGCTCTCGAAACGGTTGGATCCTATTGCAACTGGCTAATGGAGAACCCGTCCTTCATACCGCCGGCTATTAACCTGTTGGTGCGCGGCCTAAACTCTTCGATGTCCGCCCAGGCCACGCTGGGCCTCAAGGAACTGTGCCGAGATTGCCAGCTGCAGTTGAAACCGTATGCTGAGCCGCTGCTCAACGCTTGTCACTCTTCGCTCATCACCGGACGCATGAAGAACTCCGACTCTGTCCGACTAATGTTCAGCATTGGGAAGCTGATGAGCCTGCTACCGCCGGATCAGATACCCAAGTATCTCGACATCATCGTCAGCCCGTGCTTCGAAGAGTTGTCGGTCATCTGTGAAGCAAATACTGTATGTTATTGACGGAAATGTGGAAGTCAACAAAAATTACAATTGTAATCGTATTGCAGAAAACTCCCGCAGCTAGGATCCGCACCATTTTCCGGCTCAACATGATCTCCACTTTGTTCTCCTCGCTTAACACCGATTTGGATGACGAGTCCAAGGAGCATGCCACTGTGCAACCAGTTCTTCTTGTCATGCAGCGCACCATGCCCATTTTTAGGCGAATCGCCGAGATTTGGGTTGAGGAGATTGATGTTCTTGAGGTAGGACTCTTTTGCTTTGCTTCCCCTTtcgatttaatttaaaaaactgaaatattttaggCCGCTTGCAGTGCCATGAAGCACGCAATAATGAATCTAAGAGGCAGCTTTCAACCCATGCTACAAGACCTATGCCTCTTTATTGTGGCAAGCTTCCAGACGCGATGCTGTGCTCCGACAATGGAGATATCAAAAACGGTGGGTTATACTGATTTCATCTTTTAAAACTCACAATAAAATCCACTTATTCCTCTTCATTCTAGGCCATCGTTATGTTTTACAAGGACGAGAGCTGCAAGCCGCTAATGCAACAACTCCTACGAGAGTTCATCCAGCACAGCTTCAAAGTATTTGAGAACGTACCCCAGCAGAACTTCTCCAATATTTCGGACACCATGGAGACCTTCTTCGGTTGCTCGTCGCAGATTGTGAAGAAGATACCCCAAACTTTGGAAGACAAAACTATCGCTTATGATCGTCTAGTCTATTACGCTCAACGGTGCATGACCTTGCCGGAGAGTGGAGCTATCCGTACTAGCATCCAGTTTATGACCCACTTCTTGATGCAGTCACGCAACCATCCCCACATCACCGAGGTCATCTTGGCCACTGGCGAACAGACCCTCTACACGGTGATGACCTGCGTGGGATATTTGACGCCGCGGTCTCAAGTCGACAAGTTTGCAGATGTCTTCTTGGCCATGAACAAGAAGTACCCGGCTGAAATGGCCATCTGGTTGAAGACCGTAATGGCGACTCCCAATTTCCCCACTGAACTTATTAGCGATGCCGAAAAGACCCGCTACACTACATTGATTATCAAGTAAGTTGTATATCCAATACACTTATGGCATTAAATTAAACTAATTTGTTTTCCGCTTTATAGGGAAAAAGTAAACAAACGGTTGCTGCAACAACATCTTTCGGAGATGGCCATAAAGACGCGAGGACTCACCGAGAAGTTCCagtaaattattcaaatagCACGATAAGCGGCCAAATCCAGTCTCTATCCTCCAGGATTCTGATATAGTTTCTGTCCctgtatttaatttatatttaagctCTGTAAATGTTCGTcgtttttaagatttatttgCTGCCTATCTGGCGGCATAAGCTAATAGTTTCTTTTATGTGCATTTGGTAAAAGTCCGGCAATTCTCGACATGataaacttttatttataattttacaaaattacaTGCTTCATTTACAACTTGCACATATATTTCTTTAGGGGTGTATaactcattttatttattgttttcacatttataaatacatatatatatatatattttttatagattgttttaaaataatttttatattttttatatatatatattgaaaaGTTTGATTTTCACCGTCTCCTGTATGAAAAAATCTACCTTTCTGCGAATTATGTACTTTCCCTTTTACCATGCCAtacaataatatatatattttttttgccaaaaatatgtaaatacatctctatataatatatatttgtgtCTATAGCTAAACTGAAGCCTTTCGTTTTCTTGGCCTGTACAGCACTTGGTAGTGGTAGAAGAATTTTGATcagctccggctccggctgcGGCTCTTCTGCATCCTTAAGTCATCTAGAACAGTGTTTGGAGGAGTATCTGTGGAAATCTTCTTCTGATTTAAGGATGCTCCTCTCCACTCCAGTCCACTCCACTCATTTGGCTGGCACGGATCCcacattaaatatatatatatttatatataatatatgtgtatatagaTTAACATATACATAGATCTTGATCTGTCCTTTGGGGTTCTCTTGtaacatataaatatttataggtAAGCTGCTAGGGGCTAGGCTAAATCGCATATAAGACTTGTAAACATTAGCTGCGGAGTacttttaaacatttatatatatatttatgtgtgtgtttatGCGATGGTGATGGTGTACATAGGTAACAAGCTATGTCAAATTGTGTGGCAGAAGTCGGGGGTCAGGTGGTAATCTTCTACGCCTTAAgtttcaaatttcaaattcaACTGTACAATTTAATATTCGCGCTTTCACTGAAATGGTAAGAGCACAATTATGATAccaataattatttaaatcgaatcgaatagaACTTTTGTCCTTTGTGGCGGTTGCAGCGACATGCAGGAGGGAAACAATAAGGAAATCATTCAAGTCTAAGCTTCACTGTAGTGGCATGCATGCAACGCAAGAAActaaaattcaattcaaaaaTTTGCATTCCATACGATCTAGTTGTGGTGGCTTTCAATTGGGATTTCAGATCTTTATTCGTACTATGTTTTTATATTAGAAATAGGATAGTTGTATGTTGATATAAAGGAGTAGTTCGCTCCCTCCTCTCCCGCAAATGcacaatatataatatgttCTTCTCTAGTTATTAGTTTCTAGTTTTTTCTCTGGGGTTCTGTCTAGGATTGGAGTGTTGTTGCGTTGGGGTGCATGGCTCCTAGATGTTCCCATCCGGCGGCGGCGTGGTCAGGTACTCATCGGGTCGCTTGTGCTCGATGAGCGCCTTCACGGTCCCACTGTCCGAGGGCAGGTCCGACTTGCGGCGCAGCAGCGGCTTGTCCTTGTTCCGCTCGCCCCGAACCTGTGTGGAACAAGGGAAGCAAGGTGGCAAATAGAAAATCGACTTGCTAAGGACACAGCAAGTCTCAACACACGGTGACTGGTGACTGGTGACAGGTGAGTTACGTTACGATATACGATATTGAAGTGCAGAGATCGAGAAGCTTTGGAATTAGTCGAACTGTAGTTGATCCCCATGTGGACACCAAATGGACATCACAACTACCTTATGTACAGGAGCTAACCCAACACGGACCCATTCATTGGTGATTGTTAATAAATGACATGCTTAAGATAcattagaaataataaaatgataATAAAGTTATGATGAGAACACTTAAGTAACACTTAAGGAATTGGTGTCCTATATTACACTGAGAATATTCTGATACTGTTTTTCATATTCTATCACAACATTGGGATATTGGAATAGGGGCATTGCGAACCATGCACATAAATTCTTATTGAACAAATAAACTTGGTATTACAATCAGAGTGAATTAATATCAGAGTAACTGACACGAAATAGTGATTTGTTTTGAACAAAGTGTCTAATGACTGAAATCAGTAACTTAGTTAATTAATCAACATGAGTGATGAAGGATCGACAGGCACATCAAGAAAGTGTCACACTTTCAGGAGGTCCAGGGGCAATGGTATGTTTTTTGGTTTAGAGTGGCGGACAGTGAGAGAACCAataagtaataaataaatagacaaTAGTTAAAGATATacaaatatgtattttttttttttaaatgacaTGAGTGTGATTATTTTAACAGACATTCGTTCGATTAGAATTAGAGTTGAGCCAGGGGTGGGTCTTGGCTAGGCACGCCGCACCACAGATCACGCACGGCGGATTAGTAGTTGTTTAGTGTGGTTAGTGTGGCAAGTGCCTGTCTCACCTCTCGGGGCTCCTGCAGCGCCTGTTTCTGGGGTGGAAGCGGTGGCGGCGGCTGGCgggcctgctgctgctgttgctgctgctcgttCTGCTCGTACAGCAGATCACAATTCTCATTGTATTCATTATACAGGTTACGGCTATCGTTCGGCGACGACAGGCAGTCGTTGAAGCGACGCGCCTTCGACCACTCCGGATTCGTCTTGGCCAAGCTCTCGACCTGCTGCCAGAGTTCTTCGCGTTGCGACAGTTTCTCGCGCTCCCTATTGATCAACAAGGTGAATGACATACATTTACAATATATGGGATATAGCTATTGAATGCTATTGAAGGTAAACCTATCTTACATTTGCTTCTCCTGCTTGTAGTTCTTGCTGCAGTCGTCGAACAACCGCTGATCCATTTCCATAAACAGCTTGAGCGCATTGTAAATTAATCCATGTATTGTTTTGTTCCAGTGTGTCTTGGAGTTGCGATTCAACGCGGGGAACATAATGGGTAAAATTACCGCCGAGTTGTCCGCTATCAAGGACATGATATACTCATTATTCCAATAGTAAAGCGCCCGTTCGGCAACTTGGAAGTGCGGGGAGGAGACGCACTTGGCAATTTGACGGAACAGGGGCACCATTACTTTTTGGAATTCGGCCGGTTCGATTACGTCAAGTAGCTCTTCCAGCTCATTTAAGAACATCACCTCCTTGGGGCTATGCGTCTTCGGCCAGAATTTAAGTAGGCTTCTGAAAAGTATCAGTATCAGTAGTCAGTACCATTTCATAGATAACTTTATTACTCACTTGATAACAGCCTCGGATAAACTGGGATCCTTCTCAAGGAACTGTACCACACAGTAGGTTAGCTGCGGATGGTAGACCGAGAGGCTCTTGGCCTTGTGCAATGGCAACAATACCTTAAGTAAAAATTGTTTATGCTCCTCCTTGAGCGGAAGGGCGAAGCCATTGATTATACTGCCCAGGATTTCTAATAGCTCGGCTATGCCGTTATGATGCTCCGTTTCGTAGATAAATCTAAAtgatattattaataattttgcCTTATTCGGACGCAGTTCTAATCTAATCTAACCTGTAAAAGACATTGTTGATTTGCTTCCTAATAAATGCTCGCAAGCCCAAAAATTTTCCATAGATGCGATGTAAAACAGTCTTTAGGAAATCACGTTCACGTGGATCCTCCGAATCGAATAAATCCAATAGTTGTAATACGAATTGATGATCGATAAATCGCTTAGCCATATTTGGTTGGAAGTCGGGTGACTCCAAGAAGCGCAAGAATAGCTCATAGACCAGTTGGAGGTGTGGCCACGATGACTCCAGCGTCGGCTCATCCTCCTCCGGATCGAATTCAGCGCCATTCGGATTGGACGATGGCGGCAAAGTGCGGAAAAGGTTGACAGCAAACTATAAAGGATTTAAAAGAATATTTAACTCTGTCCAATTACTGCTTATGGTATGCACTTACCATGTTGATAGCTTCCGGGTAGATCACCTCGGTAATCACGCCATTTTGGTTTGTGAGAAAGTCGACCATCTCGTGGAGGGCCGCACGCTTCACTTCCTTCCATTTCAGGTCGCTCAGCGGCTCCGAAAAGTCGAAGAGTGTGCAGCATTGTCGGATCTTCTGAATGAACAACTCCTCCCGTTCGCCGGCCGTCGTTTCTGAGAAAAAAGCAATCGAAAATCAAATCCAAAGTACCAGATGCAACTATGAAACtaacaataattaaataactacaataaacataataaaaaacaaataatgaaGAAGTTTCATACAACTTATCGACCAACAAAAGCGAGCAAGCGAAACTCAAAATGAAACCAATGTAGATCAGAAAAGGACCAAGCCCAAGGGATCGACGGGAAGGTGCTCCCCTCCTGCCGATGCCACTTGGGTTGGATGGATAGCAACCTCGCAGTGCAGGCAGCGCCAGGGCAACCGAAGCGGTGGGTGGCGTATGGAACAGATTCCGGTCACGAGCTCTTCCCGGACTGCCCGTCAGCTGTTGCAGCGTCTGGTGATGCTGGTCACCGTTCTGCTGCAGGATGGTCAAGCTGGATGCACAGGACACCACCACAGTGGAGCTGGATGTGGCCACAACTGTTGCCGTCTGTGTGGCACTGCCATTCCGCTGGCCAATGCCCAGTGAGATGCTAATGCCGCCGACCAGATTTTGGGCCACCGTTGGgcgcagctcctctgcgggcGCCTCGTTGTTTACCGGGGcgacggcggcggcggcgctGGGGCCGGGACCAGAACCGGAACCGGGTGCGGGGCCGGGGCCAGTGCCGGTGCCAATGCCAATGCCAATGCCAGTGCTGGTGACGGGAGCGGTAACTGTGGCTGTGGCTATGGCGTTGGTGGTGTTGTTAGttgttggggcggctggtgtGGAGGATGAGGATGATGAGGAGgtggccgccgccgctgctgcagcAGCCGCTGCAGCACTGTTGCCCACACTTTTGGTGGCATTCAGTATGTTCTTAATGGCCGCGGCCGCGCTCACCGGTGACTGGAGGATGAGTTAGCGATGAAATGAGAGCAGAgtagtttttggttttaacAATTTTAGGTTCGTTCGATTGGTGGGTAGTAGTTTGGTGTGTAAATGGGTTTCAGTAGTTGATGCTGATGGGGTGTTTTAAATGGAAACATGCTTAAAACTTGcatctatctatctatatatattttagtttcTGTTACCTTCTGGTAGACCTCTTTCCTGGAGAACCTCTTACTCATTATGACACTTACTGTCCACTAACATTCTCCTCTGATGAGGCTGCCCTTTTTGTACGAGTATCCCTAGTCATATCCCCTAATTGCCTAATAAACCCTCCATGATACCCCCATTAAGACCctaatttcatttattaatataGAACCATTCCTATCCAATTTctaataaacaaatatttgactctacaatttgattaaaaataattaaaatataaataccaTGCttgataaaatattaaaaattctcACACTTATCACTCtcctaaataaaaaacaaaacttgaaACTCCTGCTTTCTGCAAACTTATGAGAAATGTGGTGTTGGCGGTGGTGCAGGTGTTCAGTGGTAGCGGTGGGTGTATGTGCGTGTGTGGGCTAAAGCTGCAAACCTTGCTGGCGGCTATGGAGCCGGATGCACTAGTGGCGCCGCTAGACGAAGCACCAGATGAGCCGGAAGCAGTCGAACCGGCAGCCGAAgaagcagctgcagctgccgcAGAAGCAGCCGCCGAAGTGGCCGCCGAAAAGTGCTGAGCCAGTGTAGAGACCAGCGAGGTTCCGGCGCTCGTTGGGGCAGCCGTGGTGGTGGCTCCTGGCTTCGGCATGCCGGCATTCGAGGAAACCGACAACGAGGAAGTGGAGGACTGCGATCCAAAGGGCGAGGAGGCTATCAGAGCAGCTGCCGCCGAATTGGCTCCACCGCCGTACGTGGCCGCCGAGGACGAGGCCGAGGAGTTGGCCGCCGCCGAGGCCATCGACGATGAGCCTGCCTGCGAGAGCGAGGACAGGGCCGAGGCGGAGGAGTTGGAGCTGGTGGAGGAGGAAGAGGGCGAGGAGGATGCAGCAGCCGCTGGTCCGGCGGCCGCCTCGGGTGGCGAGAGGGGCGTCTTCCGCCCCTCGAACTTGGCCTTGAGCTCCTCCACGCTGCTGAATTTGAACTTGCTGCCGGCTGGCTCCCGATCCTGGTCCGGATTCAGATCCTGGTCCTCCAACTCGTCGTCGGCCAGCTGGTCTAGACCACTGTGGAAAGATGGCGATTTGGGAATTCGAATGCCGAGGGCATAATACCCTGTGCCTGGTGGTTGCTTTATATCCTGATCCTTGAAACTTCTGGAGGATTTGATTTCTGCTGGTTTTGGTTTCTGCGGATTGTCCTCCTTTGgatgttgctggtgctgctgttggtgttcCTGTTGCTTCTTTGGGCTGTTTATGTTGCCCGATAGTAGCATAGCACCGAAGACCATTTCATTAGGGAGCGCTTTTGATGGAAACGGCACTCGGAGGGCTCTAATCGAAACGCAATCATTCAACTACTCGCAACGGAAAACGCATACGGAGAACCCGACTCGGGAGCTCGGGACAGAACAGAAACCGACTATTAATACACTACTAATTCACTACTATTAGGATCTGTAATGGAATTGCAATATAGATAATGGTTTAGATTAATGCCGAATGCGGAATGCGGAAATGACGTGCAACTGCCACtggaaatgaaaattgaaaatggaaaatgaaaacTCGAATGCCAACGCCTCcgcaaaaaatgtttttccttTAATTTTCACTCGATAACGGATTAGATTCACTTACTTTTCTATCCGGTGGGTGAGGGGGGGTGGTCAGCTACTAACAAACccaaattaataacaaaattatatgttttttttccccaaaaattataattgcGTCTTGCAATTGCCTAACGGTAACTATTTTGCTGCTCCAACTGCTGCGGCAATCGGAAAAATC
This window contains:
- the LOC6499555 gene encoding serine/threonine-protein phosphatase 2A 56 kDa regulatory subunit gamma isoform isoform X4; this translates as MDNEALEAASTATSEVATPSATASTTTTTSSSGATTVATTTTSLSSSAKSEAATNNNSNNSTSIVVATNGIKESNSNLSTTATTTAAAPASSSTATTTATTIPYLVGVPTSSEANKDKDSSTPPKDAPPPTPITKGLNLTGTPIVRKEKRQSSARYNASKNCELTALSPLTEKTTAGEREELFIQKIRQCCTLFDFSEPLSDLKWKEVKRAALHEMVDFLTNQNGVITEVIYPEAINMFAVNLFRTLPPSSNPNGAEFDPEEDEPTLESSWPHLQLVYELFLRFLESPDFQPNMAKRFIDHQFVLQLLDLFDSEDPRERDFLKTVLHRIYGKFLGLRAFIRKQINNVFYRFIYETEHHNGIAELLEILGSIINGFALPLKEEHKQFLLKVLLPLHKAKSLSVYHPQLTYCVVQFLEKDPSLSEAVIKSLLKFWPKTHSPKEVMFLNELEELLDVIEPAEFQKVMVPLFRQIAKCVSSPHFQVAERALYYWNNEYIMSLIADNSAVILPIMFPALNRNSKTHWNKTIHGLIYNALKLFMEMDQRLFDDCSKNYKQEKQMEREKLSQREELWQQVESLAKTNPEWSKARRFNDCLSSPNDSRNLYNEYNENCDLLYEQNEQQQQQQQARQPPPPLPPQKQALQEPREVRGERNKDKPLLRRKSDLPSDSGTVKALIEHKRPDEYLTTPPPDGNI
- the LOC6499555 gene encoding serine/threonine-protein phosphatase 2A 56 kDa regulatory subunit gamma isoform isoform X5 is translated as MDNEALEAASTATSEVATPSATASTTTTTSSSGATTVATTTTSLSSSAKSEAATNNNSNNSTSIVVATNGIKESNSNLSTTATTTAAAPASSSTATTTATTIPYLVGVPTSSEANKDKDSSTPPKDAPPPTPITKGLNLTGTPIVRKEKRQSSARYNASKNCELTALSPLTEKTTAGEREELFIQKIRQCCTLFDFSEPLSDLKWKEVKRAALHEMVDFLTNQNGVITEVIYPEAINMFAVNLFRTLPPSSNPNGAEFDPEEDEPTLESSWPHLQLVYELFLRFLESPDFQPNMAKRFIDHQFVLQLLDLFDSEDPRERDFLKTVLHRIYGKFLGLRAFIRKQINNVFYRFIYETEHHNGIAELLEILGSIINGFALPLKEEHKQFLLKVLLPLHKAKSLSVYHPQLTYCVVQFLEKDPSLSEAVIKSLLKFWPKTHSPKEVMFLNELEELLDVIEPAEFQKVMVPLFRQIAKCVSSPHFQVAERALYYWNNEYIMSLIADNSAVILPIMFPALNRNSKTHWNKTIHGLIYNALKLFMEMDQRLFDDCSKNYKQEKQMEREKLSQREELWQQVESLAKTNPEWSKARRFNDCLSSPNDSRNLYNEYNENCDLLYEQNEQQQQQQQARQPPPPLPPQKQALQEPREVRQALATLTTLNNY